A region of Diospyros lotus cultivar Yz01 chromosome 3, ASM1463336v1, whole genome shotgun sequence DNA encodes the following proteins:
- the LOC127798281 gene encoding uncharacterized protein LOC127798281 produces MAPKRQTRWPFGSMSRSIDSHHDDSQSVPSHHPNPNPVPPHLHHPEEDLIHSQSNPQNSHSQQGTSSMSSTAKKGRGISRQISKWGKEKIHIEFDAEGQPVGEMATKLETQLGVMVRSIAPLTFTDWRSPGMEPYKERIWQEVLVSK; encoded by the exons ATGGCACCTAAGAGGCAGACTCGTTGGCCATTTGGATCCATGTCACGTAGTATAGATTCACACCACGATGATTCACAATCAGTTCCATCCCATcatccaaacccaaacccaGTCCCGCCACATCTACATCATCCCGAAGAGGACTtgatccactcacaatccaacccCCAAAACTCACATAGTCAGCaag GTACAAGCTCTATGTCATCTACtgccaagaaaggaagaggaatatcaagacaaatttcaaagtggggaaaggagaagattcatattgaatttgatgctgAAGGACAACCAGTTGGGGAGATGGCAACTAAGTTGGAAACCCAACTAGGTGTGATGGTAAGGAGTATTGCTCCCCTTACATTTACTGATTGGAGATCACCGGGGATGGAACCATATAAGGAGCGCATCTGGCAAGAGGTCTTGGTAAGTAAATAA